Proteins from a single region of Chrysemys picta bellii isolate R12L10 chromosome 9, ASM1138683v2, whole genome shotgun sequence:
- the LOC101950557 gene encoding diacylglycerol O-acyltransferase 2-like isoform X4 encodes MGIVFLFLLVYLVFTSFWPVSALYFAWVIFDWDAPEQGGRRSAWVRNWPVWKHFRDYFPIQLVKTHSLLPGHNYIIGAHPHGILCVGAFCNFITESTGFSEKFPGIRPFLATLAGNFRLPVFREYLMSGGLCPVTRQAIGYLLSQNGSGNAVAIVIGGAAESLSCQPGVTTLILKNRKGFVRMALQHGAHLVPAFSFGENDLFRQVVFEEGSWLRGIQKRFQKLVGFAPCVFYGRGLTSIQSRGFLPYPKPITTVIGEPVTVPRIKEPSHETVDLYHAMYIRSLLKLFNDHKAKYGLSEADELRIL; translated from the exons GAATCGTCTTCCTGTTTCTCCTCGTCTATTTGGTTTTCACCAGTTTCTGGCCAGTTTCTGCTCTATACTTTGCCTGGGTAATCTTTGACTGGGATGCACCGGAGCAAG GTGGGAGGAGGTCGGCGTGGGTGCGAAACTGGCCTGTCTGGAAGCATTTCCGAGATTATTTCCCTATTCAG TTAGTGAAGACTCACAGCCTCCTCCCCGGTCACAATTATATCATTGGCGCACACCCCCATGGGATCCTCTGTGTTGGGGCCTTCTGCAACTTCATCACCGAGTCCACTGGCTTCTCTGAGAAGTTCCCCGGCATCAGACCCTTCCTGGCAACGCTGGCTGGCAACTTCCGGCTGCCTGTCTTCAGGGAGTACCTGATGAGTGGGG GCCTGTGCCCTGTGACACGCCAGGCAATAGGGTACCTGCTCTCTCAGAATGGCAGTGGAAACGCTGTGGCCATCGTAATTGGAGGTGCGGCCGAGTCACTGTCTTGCCAGCCAGGAGTCACCACGTTAATCCTCAAAAACCGCAAAGGCTTTGTTCGGATGGCGCTGCAGCATGG GGCGCACCTGGTTCCTGCCTTCTCCTTCGGTGAGAACGACCTCTTCCGGCAGGTGGTTTTTGAAGAGGGCAGCTGGTTGAGGGGCATTCAGAAGAGGTTCCAGAAGCTGGTGGGCTTTGCTCCCTGCGTCTTCTATGGACGGGGTTTAACCTCTATCCAATCCCGAGGCTTCCTGCCCTACCCGAAGCCTATCACCACTGTCA TAGGAGAACCTGTGACGGTGCCCAGGATCAAGGAGCCAAGCCACGAGACGGTGGATCTGTACCATGCTATGTACATCCGCTCCCTGCTCAAACTCTTCAATGACCACAAAGCCAAGTATGGCCTGTCGGAGGCGGACGAGCTGAGGATCTTGTGA